In Drosophila subpulchrella strain 33 F10 #4 breed RU33 chromosome 3R, RU_Dsub_v1.1 Primary Assembly, whole genome shotgun sequence, the following are encoded in one genomic region:
- the LOC119563367 gene encoding cytochrome c oxidase assembly factor 4 homolog, mitochondrial — protein MSAATDQDPVELMLKKTGCIELHYKVQECIAETGDWRACQDKVKEFRACMQKYVEQQSQKYAHVK, from the coding sequence ATGTCCGCAGCGACTGATCAGGACCCCGTGGAACTGATGCTAAAGAAGACGGGCTGCATAGAGCTCCACTACAAGGTGCAGGAGTGCATCGCCGAGACGGGCGACTGGAGGGCTTGCCAGGACAAGGTCAAGGAGTTCCGCGCGTGCATGCAGAAGTACGTGGAGCAGCAGAGCCAGAAGTATGCCCACGTCAAGTAA
- the LOC119563365 gene encoding peptidyl-tRNA hydrolase 2, mitochondrial translates to MPTSSNLLQKFLSNGLAFGKSTKLALVVRSDLKMSKGKTAAQCAHAAVMCYQSSVQGTKLQNAILQRWCRLGQPKIVLRVDNFEQLSSLEQKAQQANVVVAMVRDAGRTQLESGTATVLGLGPAPAEDLDKLVAHLKLL, encoded by the coding sequence ATGCCCACGTCAAGTAACCTCCTGCAGAAGTTCCTCAGCAACGGTTTGGCCTTCGGCAAGTCCACCAAACTGGCGCTGGTGGTCCGTTCCGACCTCAAGATGTCCAAGGGGAAGACGGCGGCCCAGTGCGCCCATGCGGCGGTCATGTGCTACCAGAGCTCTGTCCAGGGGACCAAGCTGCAAAACGCCATCCTGCAGCGATGGTGTCGCCTGGGACAGCCGAAGATCGTGCTGCGAGTGGACAACTTCGAGCAGCTGAGCTCGCTGGAACAAAAGGCCCAGCAGGCGAACGTGGTGGTCGCCATGGTGAGGGATGCTGGGCGCACTCAACTGGAATCCGGCACGGCCACGGTCCTCGGATTGGGCCCTGCTCCTGCCGAGGATCTGGACAAACTGGTGGCGCATTTGAAGCTTTTGTGA
- the LOC119563362 gene encoding GTPase Era, mitochondrial, with the protein MRYNLFASALKLLNSTKTHNLLVVNVRSLTGAAQTNDAVAPTPRPPPVDSGNPGEEQRSLHIAVIGVPNVGKSTFINNTVNHRVCPTSAKVHTTRQSNTAICTTGQTQLVFYDTPGLVTQHEIRRHHLDQNFKSAYRHAIQHADIIAVVHDASNGWTRKELHPTVLDTLKAYSNLPSFLVLNKIDALKSKRLLLDMIKTLTNDTLTVGKRGAAAVDPLAKELRINKKESSWSHFSDVFLVSALTGNGLPELQNYLVGQAKPRSWKYPADIRTDSSPEAQIVESVRARLLDYLPQEIPYNLKCEMEYYSVEKHVIYTSVQVQCPTTRIERLICGEGNGKLRQITERVTSDLVEMFGQAVSLTISTVSKGKKSAS; encoded by the exons ATGCGGTATAACTTGTTTGCTAGTGCCTTAAAGTTGCTGAATAGCACGAAAACCCACAATTTATTGGTTGTCAACGTGCGCAGCTTGACCGGAGCCGCCCAGACCAATGATGCAGTGGCTCCAACCCCACGACCACCGCCAGTGGATTCCGGAAATCCTGGGGAGGAGCAGCGATCGCTGCACATCGCCGTGATCGGAGTGCCCAATGTGGGCAAGAGCACGTTCATCAACAACACGGTCAACCACCGAGTGTGTCCCACCTCGGCCAAGGTGCACACCACCCGCCAGTCGAACACGGCCATCTGCACCACCGGCCAGACGCAGTTGGTCTTCTACGACACGCCTGGATTGGTGACCCAGCACGAGATCCGGCGGCACCACTTGGACCAGAACTTCAAGAGCGCCTATCGCCATGCCATCCAGCATGCGGACATCATTGCAGTGGTGCACGATGCCTCGAATGGCTGGACGAGGAAGGAACTGCATCCCACTGTTCTGGACACGCTCAAGGCCTACAGCAATTTGCCCAGCTTCCTGGTCCTCAACAAGATAGACGCCCTCAAGTCGAAGCGCCTGCTGCTGGACATGATCAAAACCCTCACTAACGACACATTGACTGTGGGCAAACGAGGAGCTGCAGCAGTGGATCCCCTGGCCAAGGAGCTGAGGATCAACAAGAAGGAGTCCAGCTGGAGCCACTTCAGCGACGTGTTCCTCGTGTCCGCCCTGACGGGCAATGGCCTGCCGGAACTGCAGAACTACCTGGTGGGCCAAGCCAAGCCGAGGTCTTGGAAATACCCAGCCGACATCCGTACCGACTCAAGTCCAGAAGCTCAGATTGTGGAGAGCGTGCGAGCCCGCCTGCTGGACTACTTGCCGCAAGAGATCCCCTACAACCTCAAGTGCGAAATGGAGTACTATAGTGTGGAGAAAC ATGTGATCTACACCTCTGTGCAGGTTCAGTGCCCCACCACGCGAATTGAACGTCTAATCTGCGGCGAAGGCAATGGAAAGCTAAGGCAAATCACGGAGAGGGTTACCTCGGACCTCGTGGAGATGTTCGGCCAGGCGGTGTCCCTCACCATATCCACGGTTTCCAAGGGCAAGAAGAGCGCCTCATAA
- the LOC119546743 gene encoding L-dopachrome tautomerase yellow-f2 — MLSPQFLILCLIAGLELLSLADGDPMIEVFRWKQMDFYNRGDGHPVLGGRRDRPSHSAPVVFPGRYSRGKREIMTSRDSPVVIKSRVDSDDPNAPYIPYNNVPMGATHFRGRLFVTMPRRRVGIPSTLNYIDVAKEGSNPSPKLQAYPNFALNQFNASAENIVSVYRTSVDACQRLWFIDTGMLEYPNNRQQIRRPSIWVVDLATDRVLKRFDIPQSIAETGRGLASITVDVKAGQCGDAYAYIPDLVYRRLYVYHLRDDRMWAFEHNYFNFDPLSGDLSIGGQTFRWDDGIFSVTLGAHKPDGSRDVYFHPMASTNEFVVSNKILQQESNAARSDHGNDFRVLGSRGPSTQSTMHGYDPGTGVIFFAEIQKNGVGCWRPTMPISTGNYGSVDSNAMDMIYPSDLSIDEDGTIWVMSNSMPIFIYSTLDTNIYNFRIWKQNASLAKMGTVCE; from the exons ATGTTATCGCCACAATTTCTGATTCTCTGCCTAATCGCAGGGCTAGAACTGCTTTCCCTGGCCGATGGTGATCCCATGATAGAGGTCTTTAGATGGAAACAGATGGACTTTTACAATCGCGGGGATGGACACCCGGTGTTGGGCGGCAGACGTGACAGGCCCAGCCACTCAG CTCCCGTTGTCTTTCCTGGGAGATATTCTCGTGGGAAGCGTGAAATTATGACCTCTCGCGACTCTCCGGTAGTAATAAAGAGCCGTGTTGACAGTGATGACCCCAATGCCCCCTACATTCCGTACAACAACGTTCCCATGGGCGCTACTCATTTCCGGGGACGACTATTTGTCACGATGCCCCGTCGCCGGGTGGGCATCCCGTCCACCTTGAACTACATCGATGTGGCCAAGGAGGGATCAAATCCGAGCCCCAAGCTGCAGGCCTATCCCAACTTTGCGCTCAATCAGTTCAACGCGAGTGCGGAAAACATTGTGTCTGTCTATAGGACCTCGGTGGATGCCTGCCAGCGCCTCTGGTTCATCGACACTGGAATGCTGGAGTACCCAA ATAACCGCCAACAGATTCGGCGTCCCAGCATTTGGGTAGTTGACCTGGCCACAGATCGAGTGCTGAAACGCTTTGACATTCCGCAGAGCATCGCGGAGACGGGACGCGGATTGGCCAGCATCACCGTCGATGTGAAAGCGGGTCAGTGCGGCGATGCCTACGCTTACATTCCGGATCTGGTGTACCGCCGACTGTACGTCTACCACCTGCGAGACGATCGGATGTGGGCCTTCGAGCACAACTACTTTAACTTCGATCCGCTCTCCGGGGATCTGAGCATTGGTGGGCAGACCTTCCGCTGGGACGACGGCATCTTCTCGGTCACTTTGGGTGCCCACAAGCCAGATGGCAGCCGGGATGTCTACTTCCATCCCATGGCCAGCACGAATGAGTTTGTGGTATCCAATAAGATCCTGCAGCAGGAGTCCAATGCAGCACGCTCCGATCACGGCAACGATTTCCGGGTGCTAGGAAGCCGAGGCCCATCCACCCAATCGACTATGCATGGCTATGATCCCGGCACCGGGGTGATATTCTTCGCCGAAATCCAGAAAAACGGAGTCGGATGCTGGAGGCCAACCATGCCAATCTCCACGGGTAACTATGGCTCTGTGGATTCCAATGCTATGGATATGATTTATCCCAGCGACTTGTCG ATCGACGAGGATGGCACCATTTGGGTCATGTCCAACTCCATGCCCATCTTTATCTATTCCACGTTGGATACGAATATCTACAATTTCCGGATCTGGAAACAAAACGCTTCGCTGGCCAAGATGGGCACAGTTTGTGAGTGA
- the LOC119546751 gene encoding L-dopachrome tautomerase yellow-f, protein MLSPNFLLLCAISGLLLLTYADSDPMIEVFKWKQMDFYNRGDGYRDLWSRLCIPDPHVSNSRPTCFGPSNSGGIRNGSFIQYNNVPQGVTHFRGRLFVTTPRRQEGIPSTLNYIDLARDGWSQSPNLLAYPNFALNQYNVSVENLVSVYRTTVDACQRLWFIDTGMLEYPNNRQQIRRPSIWVVDLATDRVLKRFEIPQNIVEIGRGLASITIDVESRKCGDAYAYIPDLVNRLLHVYSLRNDRIWSFKHNSFDFDPLSDDLNIGGQTFRWDDGIFSTTLGPYQPDGSRDVYFHPMASTNEFVVSNRVLQQESNAARSDHGNDFRILGSRGPSTQSTMHKYDPNTGVIFYAEVQKSGVGCWKTSKPFSTENHGSVYSNATEMIYPSDLTIDEEGTIWVMSNSMPIFVYSTLDKEKYNFRIWKQKATLAKRGTVCE, encoded by the exons atgttatcTCCGAATTTTCTGCTCCTCTGCGCAATCTCTGGGTTGCTATTGCTAACCTATGCAGATAGTGATCCCATGATAGAGGTCTTTAAATGGAAACAAATGGACTTCTACAATCGCGGGGATGGATATAGGGACTTGTGGAGCAGGCTTTGTATACCAG ATCCGCATGTCTCCAATTCACGTCCCACATGCTTCGGCCCTTCCAATTCCGGTGGCATCCGCAACGGATCCTTTATCCAGTACAACAATGTGCCCCAGGGTGTAACTCACTTCCGAGGACGCCTCTTTGTCACGACTCCTCGGCGCCAGGAGGGCATCCCTTCCACCTTGAACTACATCGATTTGGCCAGGGATGGATGGAGCCAGAGTCCCAATCTACTTGCCTATCCCAACTTTGCTTTGAATCAGTATAACGTGAGTGTGGAGAATCTGGTGTCTGTCTATAGGACCACTGTGGATGCTTGCCAGCGCCTCTGGTTCATCGACACTGGAATGCTGGAGTATCCTA ATAACCGTCAACAAATTCGGCGTCCCAGCATTTGGGTTGTTGACCTGGCCACCGATCGAGTGCTGAAGCGTTTCGAGATCCCGCAGAACATCGTGGAGATTGGACGCGGATTAGCCAGTATCACCATCGATGTGGAGTCGCGAAAGTGCGGTGATGCCTACGCCTACATTCCAGATCTAGTCAATCGCCTGTTGCACGTTTATAGCCTTCGAAACGATAGAATCTGGTCCTTTAAGCACAACTCCTTTGACTTTGATCCGCTTTCTGACGATCTGAACATTGGTGGGCAGACCTTCCGCTGGGATGACGGCATTTTCTCGACGACTTTGGGACCTTATCAACCAGATGGCAGCCGGGATGTCTACTTCCATCCGATGGCCAGCACGAATGAGTTTGTGGTTTCCAACCGGGTTCTGCAGCAGGAGTCCAATGCAGCACGCTCCGATCACGGCAACGATTTCCGGATCCTCGGAAGCCGCGGTCCATCCACACAGTCTACGATGCACAAGTACGATCCGAACACCGGTGTGATCTTCTACGCCGAGGTCCAGAAAAGTGGTGTGGGCTGCTGGAAGACCAGCAAGCCGTTCTCAACGGAAAATCATGGATCTGTTTATTCCAATGCTACGGAAATGATTTACCCCAGCGACTTGACG ATTGACGAGGAGGGAACCATTTGGGTCATGTCCAACTCAATGCCTATATTCGTATATTCAACGCTGGACAAAGAGAAGTACAACTTTCGTATCTGGAAGCAAAAGGCAACGCTGGCCAAGAGGGGAACAGTTTGCGAGTGA
- the LOC119546736 gene encoding mucin-5AC, with amino-acid sequence MAAAATAAPATSSGNASGAPAPLPSTAPGGGGGVAGGVGTSAQFREIHKNTWLKRLTADGKRLTVGPKKSECSWVVFCVHDDTEALLEGYAEPRQAAGHLPEWAVSLRETLHISHALIPNSHEFEFVVTLSHEVLRFHAVSWEIMQEWVETLRSKLREMKILSPRENLYTKLPEVRAPLLPTRDPTSPLPPPPPVPAALVPGVERVVAASHQAQSAPPPPEQPSSPVATTPAPPAPAPASMSNTLTQHLLNMLSDPISTYSEQISESVEPGSGQEDGAGAGGVVEEQPSSSDADLNLSDDEYLSPLLRKACVLTDNGVRVDVVAATAQRASADQILNLEHMLQCERLIPRPQTSRSMSAGAADKSKRPPRKPLHTQSSTAAVAKNEDSQDNVTIIQVSNISHNGQEQPPELPPKNVTTAEVFRFPEVKTKSQTNANQQSSQPHHEYKSNVQIIPSNASSSTSTIQVLGKQPSNSNPYTTPVKQSSSNSASSQVSGTTKVKVLGDGEATTTVAVYGTCYPAHGVSATTSSAASSSTVPAKPQTPRLSKKIILSANTSGITNISVNSEQGSDSIISGNVHYEKVFLSSSIPITSRSSPTRAASSNPVQPVVNGSPALPRRRLASPATTQPVTPSAAVRPTPQLTRGLTELVISSRPSRRDFHYLKLLNTPLKTKTTSKSTSVANNNIEQQPTSTSTSAQVTPGQRNSTSTTTDDSQEQRRRSSSTSDAQAPLQRIPQQVTQRNANNNEFTPSRNGAFRMQPPPQGAPPSSTNPAQQSPNKRLTLREQQVMQLRREIMHPGGVRLNLRRKDCVGSIAWVDAFGGVWIAGWKQKEHPVLYNALHIGDQLLSIAGVNISSAAEANKIIRNTNTLFVEVLLRRIPFGRAYAIRRDREGQCLGLIRDGNTSTIVDVVPNSLAARHGLPPKTQSCDGSSLTFWMLTEINGRSLNLFFKDLEIRDRLNSVGRDISILVQPSDLITKLKKQLKSLRGYKDYLVQ; translated from the exons ATGGCGGCGGCGGCGACGGCAGCACCCGCGACGTCCAGCGGGAATGCGAGTGGTGCACCTGCTCCACTGCCCTCGACGGCCCCTGGCGgaggagggggcgtggcaggtggTGTGGGAACAAGTGCCCAGTTCCGGGAAATACACAAGAATACATGGCTCAAGCGGCTGACGGCGGATGGCAAGCGTTTGACCGTGGGTCCCAAG AAATCCGAATGCAGCTGGGTGGTTTTCTGCGTCCACGACGACACGGAGGCCCTGCTGGAGGGCTATGCGGAACCGCGTCAGGCAGCTGGACATCTGCCCGAGTGGGCCGTTTCTCTGCGGGAAACTCTACACATCTCCCATGCCCTCATCCCCAACTCGCATGAGTTCGAGTTTGTGGTCACGCTTAGCCACGAGGTGTTGCGCTTCCATGCCGTCTCTTG GGAGATTATGCAAGAGTGGGTGGAAACGCTGCGCTCCAAGCTGCGCGAAATGAAGATTCTGTCGCCGCGCGAAAACCTCTACACGAAGCTACCTGAAGTGCGCGCTCCGTTGCTGCCCACAAGGGATCCTACATCGCCACTGCCTCCGCCGCCTCCAGTTCCGGCCGCTCTGGTGCCGGGAGTGGAGCGCGTGGTGGCTGCAAGTCATCAGGCACAGTCAGCACCACCACCTCCTGAGCAGCCCTCCAGTCCTGTGGCCACCACGCCCGCTCCTCCTGCCCCAGCTCCGGCTTCCATGTCCAACACTTTGACGCAGCACCTTCTCAACATGCTCTCCGATCCCATCAGCACCTACAGCGAGCAAATCAGTGAGTCAGTGGAGCCAGGCTCTGGGCAGGAGGATGGAGCGGGAGCTGGGGGAGTCGTAGAGGAGCAACCGTCCAGCAGCGATGCTGATCTGAATCTCTCGGACGATGAATATCTGTCGCCCCTGCTGCGCAAGGCTTGTGTGCTTACCGATAATGGAGTACGCGTAGACGTTGTGGCAGCCACTGCACAGCGTGCTTCTGCCG ATCAAATCCTGAATTTGGAGCATATGCTGCAATGCGAACGGCTGATTCCCAG ACCTCAAACATCAAGGTCCATGTCCGCTGGCGCGGCTGACAAATCAAAGAGACCGCCCCGTAAACCTCTCCACACACAATCCTCCACTGCCGCAGTCGCGAAGAATGAGGATTCTCAGGACAATGTCACAATCATCCAGGTGTCGAACATCAGCCACAATGGCCAGGAGCAGCCGCCCGAACTACCGCCCAAGAACGTCACGACAGCCGAGGTGTTTCGTTTTCCAGAGGTGAAGACCAAGTCCCAGACGAATGCCAATCAACAGTCATCTCAGCCCCATCACGAGTATAAAAGCAACGTACAAATCATTCCGTCCAATGCCAGTAGCAGTACCAGTACCATCCAAGTCCTGGGCAAACAGCCCAGCAACAGTAATCCCTATACAACGCCTGTTAAGCAAAGCTCTTCGAATAGCGCGAGTTCACAGGTTTCCGGCACCACGAAAGTAAAGGTGCTGGGTGACGGCGAGGCCACCACCACGGTGGCAGTCTACGGCACCTGCTATCCAGCGCATGGCGTCAGTGCCACCACCTCCTCCGCCGCCTCTTCCTCTACTGTTCCTGCCAAGCCGCAGACGCCGAGATTAAGTAAGAAGATAATACTCAGTGCCAACACCTCGGGCATTACGAATATTAGTGTGAACAGTGAACAGGGCAGCGACTCCATAATCAGTGGAAACGTGCACTACGAAAAGGTCTTCCTCTCCTCAAGCATTCCCATAACCAGCAGAAGCAGTCCCACAAGAGCGGCAAGCAGTAATCCCGTTCAGCCGGTGGTTAATGGAAGTCCAGCTTTGCCACGCCGCCGGTTGGCTTCACCGGCGACTACACAGCCAGTAACTCCCAGTGCAGCAGTAAGACCGACTCCGCAGTTGACACGAGGTCTTACCGAACTGGTGATTAGTTCGCGACCTAGCAGAAGGGATTTCCACTACCTGAAGCTGCTGAACACTCCGCTGAAAACCAAGACAACTAGTAAATCAACGAGCGTCGCGAATAACAACATTGAACAGCAACCGACTTCCACTTCAACCAGTGCCCAAGTAACGCCAGGGCAAAGGAACAGCACCTCAACTACAACGGATGATAGCCAGGAGCAGCGCCGGCGCAGCTCGTCCACCTCCGATGCTCAGGCGCCCCTTCAGCGGATCCCACAGCAAGTAACGCAACGAAACGCCAACAACAACGAGTTTACGCCATCCCGAAACGGAGCTTTTCGCATGCAGCCACCGCCACAGGGAGCACCTCCGTCTAGTACCAATCCCGCCCAGCAGTCGCCCAATAAGCGATTGACCCTGCGGGAGCAGCAGGTAATGCAGCTACGGCGGGAAATTATGCATCCGGGTGGAGTACGATTGAATCTAAGGCGCAAGGATTGCGTGGGCTCCATTGCCTGGGTAGATGCCTTCGGAGGCGTTTG GATTGCGGGCTGGAAGCAAAAGGAGCATCCTGTTCTATATAATGCCCTTCACATCGGAGATCAGTTACTCTCCATAGCAGGCGTGAATATCAGCAGTGCTGCGGAGGCCAACAAGATAATCAGGAACACCAACACGCTATTT GTTGAGGTCTTGCTTCGACGCATTCCGTTTGGTCGGGCTTATGCCATTCGACGTGACCGAGAGGGTCAGTGTCTGGGGCTGATTCGGGATGGAAACACTTCGACAATCGTGGATGTTGTGCCAAACAGCTTGGCCGCACGACATGGCCTTCCACCCAAG ACGCAATCGTGCGATGGCAGCTCACTAACCTTCTGGATGTTGACCGAAATCAATGGTCGTTCACTGAATCTGTTCTTCAAGGATCTGGAGATACGCGATCGCCTGAACTCGGTGGGCAGGGACATATCAATTTTGGTGCAACCGTCGGATTTGATAACCAAGCTGAAGAAGCAGCTGAAGTCCCTGCGCGGCTACAAGGATTACTTAGTGCAGTAG
- the LOC119546752 gene encoding uncharacterized protein LOC119546752 — translation MAKRFSLTEEKLDDLFVEEVTSVVKLVGRLPAKDHIAPICTRWLNIFRQSTPKERFSRNYMLLLLHKQLNEHKTLSYPFTNLKTSEMDLPTIHQMSLKMDNKTEHQNGLDDEECRSNESLDEEELSSFSSCENLEEANLRLVDENTELSKELQELQSTYKKLQVKRDKGEKAIQMHSEQINMLDKENRYLKRIFACSSIYALKQLCTGKDPALFFDTLYNVLCEEESDYQQVKHFNEHFKALLHAHMDHFQRQQRAPLLEQASKRYDKLRSKVSKRYKNVMALKLDAQGQELTLSAMRYLTVLRRLFLATFEGKANTKKAVVKILQQSYDHMNEML, via the coding sequence ATGGCCAAAAGGTTCTCGTTAACCGAAGAAAAACTGGACGATCTTTTTGTGGAGGAAGTGACAAGTGTGGTAAAGCTGGTTGGTCGACTGCCAGCTAAAGATCACATTGCGCCTATCTGCACAAGATGGCTTAACATTTTTCGGCAGTCGACGCCGAAGGAAAGATTTTCCCGAAACTATATGCTTCTGCTGCTTCACAAGCAACTGAACGAACATAAAACTCTGTCTTATCCATTCACGAATCTCAAGACTTCCGAGATGGATTTGCCCACTATACACCAGATGAGCCTCAAGATGGATAACAAAACGGAGCACCAAAACGGCTTGGATGACGAGGAGTGCAGATCTAATGAGAGCTTGGATGAGGAGGAATTGTCCTCTTTCAGTTCCTGCGAAAATTTAGAGGAGGCCAACCTTAGATTGGTTGACGAAAATACAGAGTTGTCCAAGGAGTTACAGGAGCTCCAGAGTACGTATAAAAAATTGCAGGTGAAGCGGGATAAGGGCGAGAAAGCCATTCAAATGCACAGTGAACAGATTAACATGCTCGACAAGGAGAATCGCTACCTAAAGCGAATCTTCGCTTGCTCCTCGATCTACGCTCTTAAGCAACTTTGCACCGGAAAAGATCCGGCGTTGTTCTTCGACACCCTGTACAATGTCCTTTGCGAAGAGGAATCAGACTATCAGCAGGTGAAGCACTTTAATGAACACTTCAAGGCCCTGCTGCATGCCCACATGGATCACTTCCAGCGGCAGCAGCGTGCTCCTTTGTTGGAGCAGGCTAGCAAAAGGTACGACAAGTTGCGATCAAAAGTGAGCAAGAGATACAAAAATGTGATGGCCCTGAAACTGGATGCCCAGGGCCAGGAGCTGACCCTCAGTGCCATGCGCTATCTGACCGTGCTGCGGAGACTATTCCTCGCCACCTTCGAGGGCAAAGCAAACACTAAGAAGGCAGTCGTCAAGATTCTTCAGCAGAGCTACGATCATATGAACGAGATGTTGTAG
- the LOC119562570 gene encoding polyadenylate-binding protein-interacting protein 2 has translation MLLKVPSVDWTDQIIYVVDDEESLSDIDDEPDFSEYMWMENEEEFDKNELQRLEEEEIMQECFEAMIEDELEEQINEWEKAKTDEQNTALSALPKSECNVEKSVLNPMADEFIPRSHVLDFPAS, from the exons ATGTTGTTAAAAGTGCCATCTGTGGATTGGACGGATCAAATAATTTACGTTGTGGACGACGAGGAGTCGCTGTCAGACATCGACGATGAGCCAGATTTCTCCGAATACATGTGGATGGAGAACGAGGAGGAGTTTGACAAGAAC GAACTGCAACgcctggaggaggaggagatcATGCAGGAGTGTTTCGAAGCCATGATCGAGGACGAGCTGGAAGAGCAGATCAACGAGTGGGAGAAGGCCAA AACGGACGAACAGAACACGGCGCTTTCCGCACTGCCAAAGAGCGAGTGTAATGTGGAAAAGTCTGTTCTCAATCCCATGGCCGATGAGTTTATTCCGCGTAGTCATGTCTTGGATTTCCCTGCCTCATAA